The Nocardioides panzhihuensis genome has a segment encoding these proteins:
- a CDS encoding AMP-binding protein → MNAVPATLGEALRASAKTFADCRFTVISDVRPWEGTLGELLAEAQALAVGLHARGVGPGDVIALQLPNWREGAVLQAAAALVGAASLPIVSTYGAREVGFILRDSGAKVLALPESWRARSADDLLGDPALGATPALENVVVVGDRAPRGASTWAEVLGDPVDYRSPDVDPDQLATMVYTSGTTADPKGVQHTHRSIMVELHAPNVLAGAGPGTSHLAVFPSGHVAGLIGLLRALLHGTPTVTMDVWNGERAIELADQYAVTATSGAPVHLAAFLDARDRGDADLSHLTEFLVGGASVPASLVERADAAGVVAYRAYGSTEHPTISSGGVGTPLQKRAFTDGLVVEGNEVRILDGDGLDVPPGVDGEIVTRGAEVFRGYRDSTLDAAAFTADGWYRTGDIGRLDADGYLTVTDRLKDIILRGGENISSKEVEDTLARHPRVGEVAAVGSPDDRFGERVAVFVVLREGTTLDLDEIDAHFREAGVARHKTPEVVKVVTDLPRTASGKVQKFALRSELTA, encoded by the coding sequence GTGAACGCCGTTCCGGCAACCCTCGGCGAGGCGCTTCGCGCCTCGGCGAAGACGTTCGCCGACTGTCGGTTCACCGTGATCAGTGACGTCCGTCCGTGGGAGGGCACACTCGGCGAGCTCCTGGCCGAGGCGCAGGCACTGGCCGTCGGCCTGCACGCACGTGGGGTCGGGCCCGGCGATGTCATAGCTCTCCAGCTGCCCAACTGGCGCGAGGGCGCGGTGCTGCAGGCAGCAGCAGCCCTGGTCGGCGCCGCTTCGCTGCCGATCGTCTCGACGTACGGCGCCCGCGAGGTCGGGTTCATCCTTCGCGACTCCGGCGCCAAGGTGCTCGCCCTGCCCGAGAGCTGGCGCGCCCGCTCGGCCGACGACCTCCTCGGTGACCCTGCGCTCGGGGCCACCCCGGCGCTCGAGAATGTCGTGGTGGTGGGGGACCGGGCTCCCCGAGGAGCGAGCACGTGGGCCGAGGTACTCGGCGACCCGGTCGACTACCGCAGTCCCGACGTCGACCCCGACCAGCTCGCCACCATGGTCTACACCTCCGGCACCACCGCAGATCCGAAGGGCGTACAGCACACGCACCGGTCGATCATGGTCGAGCTCCACGCCCCCAACGTGCTGGCGGGGGCCGGACCCGGCACCTCGCACCTGGCGGTCTTCCCGTCGGGCCACGTTGCTGGCCTGATCGGACTGCTGCGCGCGCTCCTGCACGGCACGCCAACGGTCACCATGGACGTCTGGAACGGTGAGCGGGCGATCGAGCTCGCTGACCAGTACGCCGTCACCGCCACCTCCGGCGCGCCAGTGCACCTTGCCGCGTTCCTCGACGCTCGCGATCGCGGCGACGCCGACCTGTCCCACCTGACCGAGTTTCTCGTCGGTGGCGCGAGCGTGCCGGCCTCCCTGGTTGAGCGGGCCGATGCTGCCGGTGTGGTGGCCTACCGGGCCTACGGCTCCACCGAGCACCCGACGATCTCGAGCGGCGGCGTCGGAACGCCGCTGCAGAAGCGGGCCTTCACCGACGGGCTTGTCGTGGAGGGCAACGAGGTGCGCATCCTGGACGGGGACGGCCTCGACGTGCCCCCCGGAGTCGACGGCGAGATCGTCACCCGTGGCGCGGAGGTTTTCCGGGGCTACCGTGACTCGACGCTGGACGCAGCGGCGTTCACTGCCGACGGCTGGTACAGGACGGGTGACATCGGCCGGCTCGACGCCGACGGCTACCTGACGGTCACGGACCGGCTCAAGGACATCATCCTCCGAGGCGGCGAGAACATCTCGTCGAAGGAGGTCGAGGACACCCTGGCCCGGCATCCGAGGGTCGGCGAAGTCGCCGCGGTCGGCAGCCCGGACGATCGCTTCGGCGAGCGAGTGGCCGTCTTCGTGGTTCTGCGCGAGGGAACGACCCTCGACCTTGACGAGATAGACGCACACTTCAGGGAGGCCGGCGTCGCCCGGCACAAGACGCCCGAGGTGGTCAAGGTTGTCACCGACCTGCCACGGACAGCGTCGGGCAAGGTGCAGAAGTTCGCGCTCCGCAGCGAGCTCACCGCATGA